CGTTGACTTGAGACCACCTCCATTGAACTTGTGACCACCTCCACTGACTTGTGACCACCTCCATGGATTTGTGACCACCTCCATGGATTTGTGGCCACCATGGTTGAGTTGAGGTGGCCAACTGCATTGACCTCTGCCCACCTCCATTGACCTGTGGCCACCATGGTTGGATTGAGGAGGTCACCTCCATTGAGTTGTGGCCACCTCCATTGACTTGTGGCCTGCTCCATTGACTTGTGGCCACCATGGTTGAGTTGAGATGGCCAACTGCATTGACCTGTGGCCACCTCCATTGACCTGTGGCCACCATGGTTGGATTGAGGAGGTCATCTCCATTGAGTTGTGGCCACCTCCATTGAGTTGTGACCACCTTCGCTGGCTTGTGGCCACCTCCGTTGACCTGTGCCCACCTCCGTTGACCTGTGCCCACCTCCGTTGACCTGTGCCCACCTCCGTTGCCCTGTGGCCACCATGGTTGGATTGAGGAGGTCGCCTCCATTGACTTGTGGCCACCTCCATTGACCTGTGCCCACCTCCGTTGACTTGTGACCACCTCCGTTGACCTGTGGCCACCTCTATTGACTTGTGACCACCTCCATTGACTTGTGACCACCTCCATTGACTTGTGACCACCTCCATTGACTTGTGACCACCTCCGTTGAGTTGTGACCACTTCCATTGACCTGTGACCACCTCCATTGACCTGTGACCACCTCCATTGACCTGTGACCACCTCCATTGACTTGTGACCACCTCCATTGACTTGTGACCACTTCCATTGACCTGTGACCACCTCCATTGACCTGTGACCACCTCCATTGACTTGTGACCACCCTCCGTTGACTTGTGACCACATCCGTTGACCTGTGGCCACCTCCATTGAGCTGTGGCCACCATGGTTGGGTTGAGGAGGTCACTTCCATTGACCTATGGCCACCTCCATTGACTTGTTGCCACTTCCATTGACTTGTGACCACTTCCTTTGACCTATGGCCACTTTTGTTGACTTGTGGCCACCATCGTTGGGTTGAGGTTGCCACCTCCATTGACTTGTGGCCACTTCTATTGACCTCTGGGCACCATGGTTGCATTGAGGAGGTCACCTCCATTGAGTTGTGACCACCCTTCGCTGGCTTGTGGCCACCTCCATTGACTTGTGACCACCTCCGTTGACCTGTGCCCACCTCCGTTGACTTGTGCCCACCTCCGTTGACTTGTGCCCACCTCCATTGACTTGTGGCCACCATGGTTGAGTTGCGGTGGCCAACTGCATTGACCTGTGGCCACCTCCATTGACTTCTGCCCACCTCCATTGACCTGTGGCCACCATGGTTGGATTGAGGAAGTCACCTCCATTGAGTTGTGGCCACCTCCATTGAGTTGTGACCACCTTCACTGGCTTGTGGCCACCTCCATTGACTTGTGCCCACCTCCGTTGACTTGTGGCCGCCTCCATTGACTTGTGGCCACCATGGTTGAGTTGAGGTGGCCAACTGCATTGACCTGTGGCCACCATGGTTGGATTGAAGAGGTCACCTCCATTGAGTTGTGACCACCTCCGTTGACTTGTGACCACCTCCATTGACTTGTGACCACCTCCGTTGACCTGTGGCCACCTCCATTGACCTGTGGCCACCTCTATTGACTTGTGACCACTTCTATGGACTTGTGGCCACCTCCATTGACCTGTGGCCACCATGGTTGGGTTGAGGAGGTCACTTCCATTGACCTATGGCCACCTCCATTGACTTGTGACCACATCCATTGACTTGTGACCACCGCAATTGACCTGTGGCCACCATCATTCGGTTGAGGTTGCCACCTCCATTGACTTATGGCCACCTCCATTGACCTATGACCACTTCCTTTGACCTATGGCCACTTTTGTTGACTTGTGGCCACCATCGTTGAGTTGAGGTTGTCACCTCCATTGACTTGTGGCCACTTCTATTGACCTCTGGGCACCATGGTTGCATTGAGGAGGTCACCTCCATTGACCTGTGGCCACCTCCCTTGATCTGTGGCCATCATTGTTGGGTTGAAGTTGCCACCTCCATTGACTTGTGACCACCTCTACTGACCTGTGGCCACCATGGTTGGGTTGATATAGTCACCTGCATTGACCTGTGACCACGTCAATTGCCTTATGGCCACCTCCACTGACCTATGACCCCTTCCGTTGACTTGTGGCTACCGTAGTTGGGTTGAGGTAGTCATCATGGTTGGAGTGTAGTTAGCACTGTTGCATTGAGGTGGCCACCACAGTTGATGTGGGGCCACCAAGTTTGGGTTAGGGCATAGTTGAGTTGAGGTTGCCACCTCCATTGACCTGTGGCCAGCATTGTTGGGTTGAGGTTGCCACCTCTACTGACTTTTGACAACCTTCATTGACCTGTGGCCACTGCCATTGATCTATGGCCACCATCGTTGGGTTGAGGTGGCCACCACCATTGACCTGTGGCCACCGTTGTTGGGTTGAGGTGGTCACCTCCGTTGACCTATGGCCACCTCAGTTGACTTGTGGCCACCACCATTGACCTGTGGCCACCACCATTGACCTGTGGCCACCATTGTTGGGTTGAGGTGGTCACCTCCATTGACTCGTGGCCACTGCCATTGATCTATGGCCACTGTGGTTGGCTTGAGGTGGCCACCACCATTGACTTGTAGCCACCACCACTGACCTATAGCCACTATCGTTGGGTGGAGGAAGGCCCCACAGTTGACTTGTGGCCATCTGCATTGACCTGTGGCTACCGTAGCTGGGTTGAGGTGGCCACCACCATTGACCTGTGGCCACCACCGTAGAGCTATGGCCACCTCCATTGACTTGTGGCCACCACCATTGACCTATGGCCACCACCATAGACCTATGGCCGCCTGCATTGACCTATGGCCGCCTCCATTGACCTATGGCCACCATCGTTGGATTGAGGAAGGCCCCACAGTTGACTTGTGGCCACCTCCATTGACCTCTGGCCACCACTGTGACCTCACCGCCACCCCCAGTGATGTCATCACCGTGACGTCAccactcccctccccccccccccccccctttctcctcctcctcggcTGTTTCTTGTAGAAacccttgggggggggggagggcaaaagggggggggggggggttgggtgtGGGCGGGGCTTAGCGGAGGCCCCGCCCCTCGCCCCGCTCTGTACATCCCCCCCCCCTGTACATAGTGTCCATATCGGGGGCCCCCCCcgggccccccctttttataaAGTGACCGTTCAGCTTTGGGAGGCCTCGCgtcatggggggggggggggcaccccgATATGGGGCAgctcggggtgggggggagcaCGGTTTTGGGTTGAAATCGCCAGGTTttggggttccccccccccccccccgtcattggcggggggggccggggggaggggggggcggggggcgTGGCCTCGTTGGAGGGGTGGGGCTTGGAGAGCCAATGAGGCGCGAGGGTGGGGTGAGCGGGCGGGGAGCCAATGAGAGGCGAGCGTggagcgggcgggcgggcgggtgGGTGGGCGTGGCCTCGCGTTACCACAGCAACCGCCGCCATCTTGACGAGGCCTTCATGTTCCTCCCCCGTCATCCGCCGCCATCCGCCGCCATCCGCCCGCCCCGTTCCGCTCCCGAGCCCCGGGGGGGCCCCTCCAGCCCCGGGGGGGGCCCCGGTACCCGCCGTGACCCCCATTTCCCGTCCGCGGGGCTCCGATGGCGGCGGATCCGGTACCGATGTCTCGCTTGAGGCCTCCCCGGCCTGTTCCGCCCCGCAGGGACCCGGATGTGCCGCTCCctccccggcccccccccccgcctgcGGCCTTGACCCGCAGGAGCCATGGAGGGAGCCGGAGGGGACGGAGAGAGCGGGACGGAGGAGCAGGTCCGGGGGGGGACCCGCGGCTATGGGGGGtgtggggctatggggggccTATGGGGGGCCTATGGGGCTATGAGGGGCCTATGGGGAACTATGAGGATATGGGAGCCTGTGGGGGCTATTGGAGCCTATGGGGCTATGGGAGCCTAAAGGGGCTATGaggctatggggggctatggggatATGAGGGGCCTATGGGGGCTATTGGAGCCTATGGGGCTATGAGGGGCCTATGGGGAACTATGAGgatatggggggctatgggagCCTGTGGGGGCTATTGGAGCCTATGGGGCTATGGGAGCCTATGGGGGGCTATGAGgatatggggggctatgggagcctatggggggctatgaggatatggggggctatgggagcctatggggggctatgaggctatggggggctatggggctatgAGGGGCCTATGGGGGCTATGAGGATATGGGGGGCTATGGAGGCTATGGGAGCCTATGGGGGCTATTGGAGCCTGTGGGGCTATGGGAGTTATGGGAGCCTATAGGGGCTATGAGgatatggggggctatgggagCTATGAGGCTATGGGGAGCTATGGGGCTATGAGGGGCCTATGGGGGCTATGAGAGCTATGAGGATATGGGGGCTATGAGGGGCTATGGGAGCCTATGGGAGCTATTGGAGCCTGTGGGGCTATGGGAGTTATGGGAGCTTATGGAGCTATGGGGCTATGAGAGGCTATGGGACTATGGGAGCCTATGGGAGCTATGAGGTTatggggggctgtggggctgtgagGGGGCTATGGGAGCCTATGGGGGGTTACGAGGATATGGGGGGCTATGTGGGACTATGGGAGCCTATGGGGGCTATTGGAGCCTGTGGGGCTATGGGAGcctatgggggctatggggccaTGAGGggctatggggtgctatgggggcTGTGGGAGCCTATGGGAGCCTATGAGGGCTATGaggctatggggggctatgaGGGGCCTATGGGGGCTATGAGGGCTATGGGAGCTTATGGGAGCTATGAGGGGCTATGGGAGTTATGGGGCTATAGGAGTCTATGagggctatgggggctatgggagctatgggggctatggggctgtAGGAGTCTATGAGGGCTATGGCAGCTATGGAGCTATGGGGCTGTGGGGGCTATGGGAGCTATGGGGCTAAGGGGTCTTTGGGGCTATGGGAGCTATGGGGTCATACTATGGGGGATGCTATGGGGTGACACTATGGGGTGATGCTATGGGCTCATACTATGGGGAAACACTATGGAGGAATGCTATAGAGCGACGCTATGAGGTTATGCTGTGGGGTGCACTATAGGGTACACTGTGGGGTGCTCCGGGGGGTCACCTATGATGTGCTCTATGGGTGCACTATGAGATGCTCTGTCAGGTTATTCTATGGGGTGCTCTGTGGGGTCTCTTATGGGGTGCTCTATGGGGTGCTCTATAGGGTGTTCTATGGGGTAACGCTATGGGTGCCATATGGGGTGCCCTATGGGGTAACGCTGTGGGTGCCCTATGGGGTAACGCTGTGGGTGCCCTATGGGATGACGCTATGGGTGCCCTATGGGGTGACACTATGGGTGCCTTATGGGTTGATCTATGGGGTGATGCTATGGGTGTCTTATGGAGTGACGCTATGGGTGCCCTATAGGGTAATGCTGTGGGTGCCCTATGGGGTGATGGTATGGTTGCTTTATGGGGTGACGTTAGCCCTATAAGGAGATGCTATGGGTGCTCTATGGGGTGACACTATGGGTGCCCTATGGGGTGACCCTGTGGGTGCCCTATGGGGTGATGCGGTGGGTGCCCTGTGGGTGCCCTATGGGTTGACGCTATGGGTGCCCTATGGGTGCCCTACGGGGTGACGCTATGGGTGCCTTGTGGGTGCCCTATGGGGTGACGCTATGGGTGCCATATGGGGTGACGCTATGGGGACGCTATGGGTGCCCTATGGGGTGAAGCTATGGGGTGCCCTATGGGGTGACACTACGGGTGCCCTATGGGTGCCCTATGGGGTGAAGCTATGGGGTGAAGCTATGGGGTGCCCTATGGGGTGACGCTATGGGTGCCCTATGGGGTGACACTATGGGTGCCCTATGGGGTGACGCTGTGGGTGCGCTGTGGGGCGCAGGGCCTGGTGTACGTGGTGACGGGCGGCTGCGGGTTCCTGGGTTCGCAcctggtgcagctgctgctggagcggGAGCCGGAGCTGCGGGAGCTGCGCGTGTTCGACCTCAACCCTGACCCCCAAGTGATCCCCCCTGGGCACGGTAACGGCGGCGCCGGGGGGCCAGGGGAGCCAATGGGGGCTCAGAGCCCAATGGGGGCTCAGAGCCCAGTGGGAGCCAatggggatgctcagagcccaATGGGAGCCAATGCAGATCTCAGAGCCCAGTGGGAGCCAATGGGAGCTTAGAACCCAATGTGGGGCTCAGCACCCAATGGGAGCCaatgaggatgctcagagcccagTGGGAGCCAATGGGGAGCTCAGAGCCCAATGGGAGCCAATGGGGATGCTCTGAGCCCAATGGGAGCCAGTGGGGAGATCAGAGCCCAGTGGGAGCCAATGGGGAGCTCAGAGCCCAATAGGAGCCAATGGGGAGCTCAGAGCCCAGTGGGGGCCAGAGCCCAATGGGAGCCAATGGGGGCGTCAGCGTCCAATGGGAGCCAATGGGGAGATCAGAAGGCTCAGAGCCCAGTGGGAGCCAatggggatgctcagagcccagTGGGAGCCAatggggatgctcagagcccaATGGGAGCCAATGGGGAGCTCAGAGCCCAATGGGAGCCAATGGGGAGCTCAGAGCCCAGTGGTAGCCAATGGGGAGCTCAGAGCCCAGTGGTAGCCAATGGGGAGCTTAGAACCCAATGTGGGGCTCAGCACCCAATGGGAGCCAATGAGGAGCTCAGAGCCCAATGAGAACCAatggggatgctcagagcccagTGGGAGCCAGTGGGGAGCTCAGAGCCCAGTGGGAGCCAATGGGGAGCTCAGAGCCCAATGGGAGCCAATGGGGAGCTCAGAGCCCAATGGGAGCCAatggggatgctcagagcccaATGGGGGCGTCAGAGCCCAGTGGGAGCCAATGGGGAGCTCCGAGCCAATGGGGAGCTCAGAGCCCAATAGGAGCCAATGGGGAGCTCAGAGCCCAGTGGGAGCCAatggggatgctcagagcccaATGGGAGCCAGTGGGGAGATCAGAACCCAATGTGGGGCTCAGCACCCAATGAGAGACAatggggatgctcagagcccagTGGGAGCCAatggggatgctcagagcccagTGGGAGCCAatggggatgctcagagcccagTGGGAGCCAatggggatgctcagagcccaATGGGAGCCAATGGGGAGCTCAGAGCCCAATGGGAGCCAATGCAGATCTCAGAGCCCAGTGGGAGCCAATGGGCAGCTCAGAGCCCAGTGGGAGCCAATGGGGAGCTCAGAGCCCAGTGGGAGCCAATGGGGAGCTTAGAACCCAATGTGGGGCTCAGCACCCAATGAGAGCCaatgaggatgctcagagcccagtgggagccaatggggagctcagagcccagtgggagccaatggggagctcagagcccaatgggagccaatggggatgctcagagcccagTGGGAGCCAGTGGGGAGATCAGAACCCAATGTGGGGCTCAGCACCCAATGAGAGACAatggggatgctcagagcccagTGGGAGCCAATGGGGAGCTCAGAGGCCAATGGGAGCCAATGGGGAGCTCAGAGCCCAATGGGAGCCAatggggatgctcagagcccaATGGGGAGCTCAGAGCCCAGTGGGAGCCAATGGGGAACTCAGAGCCCAGTGGGAGCCAATGGGGAGCTTAGAACCCAATGTGGGGCTCAGCACCCAATGGGAGCCAgtgaggatgctcagagcccagTGGGAGCCAATGGGGAGCTCAGAGCCCAATAGGAGCCAATGGGGAGCTCAGAGCGCAGTGGGAGCCAATGGGGAGATTAGAACCCAATGTGGGGCTCAGCACCCAATGGGAGCCAgtgaggatgctcagagcccagTGGGAGCCAATGGGGAGCTCAGAGCCCAATAGGAGCCAATGGGGAGCTCAGAGCCCAGTGGGAGCCAatggggatgctcagagcccagTGGGAGCCAatggggatgctcagagcccaATAGGAGCCAATGGGGAGCTCAGAGCCCAATAGGAGCCAATGGGGAGCTCAGAGCCCAATAGGAGCCAATGGGGAGCTCAGAGCCCAGTGGGAGCCAatggggatgctcagagcccaATGGGAGCCAGTGGGGAGATCAGAACCCAATGTGGGGCTCAGCACCCAATGAGAGACAatggggatgctcagagcccaATGGGAGCCAATGGGGAGCTCAGAGCCCAATAGGAGCCAATGGGGAGCTCAGAGCCCAGTGGGAGCCAATGGGGGTGCTCAGAGCCCAATGGGAGCCAATGGGGAGCTCAGAGCCCAATAGGAGCCAATGGGGAGCTCAGAGCCCAGTGGGGGCCTCAGAGCCCAATGGGAGCCAATGGGGGCGTCAGCGTCCAATGGGAGCCAATGGGGAGATCAGAATGCTCAGCATCCAATGGGAGCCAgtggggatgctcagagcccaatgggagccaatggggatgctcagagcccaATGGGAGCCAATGGGGAGCTCAGAGCCCAATGGGAGCCAATGGGGAACTCAGAGCCCAGTGGGAGCCAatggggatgctcagagcccaATGGGAGCCAATGGGGAGCTCAGAGGCCAATGGGAGCCAATGCAGATCTCAGAGCCCAGTGGGAGCCAATGGGCAGCTCAGAGCCCAGTGGGAGCCAATGGGGAGCTCAGAGCCCAGTGGGAGCCAATGGGGAGCTTAGAACCCAATGTGGGGCTCAGCACCCAATGAGAGACAatggggatgctcagagcccagTGGGAGCCAATGGGGAGCTCAGAGGCCAATGGGAGCCAATGGGGAGCTCAGAGCCCAATGGGAGCCAatggggatgctcagagcccaATGGGAGCCAATGGGGAGCTCAGAGCCCAGTGGGAGCCAATAGGAGCTCAGCACCCAATGGGACCCCGCTGTTgtgtttgggggtggggggtgcccCACATGtgactcccccccccccccccgccgtgcCCCCCAGGTGCCCGCGTGCGGCTGCTGCGTGGGGACGTGGGGGACGCGGGCGCCGTGGGGCGGGCGCTGGAGGGGGCccacgtggtgctgcacagcGCCGCCCTCGTGGACGTGTGGGGCAGAGCCAGCCCCGAGGCCATCGCCAGGGTCAACGTGCAGGGTGAgagccggggctgggggggatCTGTGGGGCActatggggtgtctgtggggtacctatggggctctatggggtatctgtggggctctgtggggtATCTGTGGGGTGCCtttggggctctatggggtatCTGTGGGGTGCCtttggggctctatggggtatCTATGGGGTACCtttgggtctctatggggctctatggggtatCTGTGGGGCactatggggtgtctatggggcacTATGGGGTATCTGTGGGGTacctatggggctctatggggtatCTATGGGGTGCCTTTGGGGCTCTATGGGACACTATGGGGTGCCtttggggctctatggggcacTATGTGGTACCtttggggctctatggggcacTATGGGGTGCCtttgggtctctatggggtgcctttggggctctatggggtatCTTTGGGGCTTTATGGGGTATCTATGGGGTGCCtttggggctctatggggtgccTTTGGGGCTTTATGGGGTATCTATGGGGCACTATGGGGTATCTATGGCGTGCCtttggggctctatggggtgcctttggggctctatggggtatCTATGGGGTGCCtttggggctctatggggtatTGGGCACTATGGGGTGCCtttggggctctatggggcacTATGGGGTACCTTTGGGGCTCTATGGCATATCTATGGGGTGCCtttggggctctatggggtatCTATGGGGTGCCtttggggctctatggggtatCTATGGGGCACTATGGGGTATCTATGGGGTGCCTTTGGGGCTCTATGGTGTGCCtttggggctctatggggtatCTATGGGGTGCCtttggggctctatggggtatTGGGCACTATGGGGTGCCtttggggctctatggggcacTATGGGGTACCTTTGGGGCTCTATGGCATATCTATGGGGTGCCtttggggctctatggggtatCTATGGGGCACTATGGGGTGCCTTTGGGACTCTATGGGGTATCTATGGGGCACTATAGTTTCTGTATGGGGCGTTATGGTTTCTCTATGGGGCGCTATAGTGTATCTGTTGGGCTCTATGATTtttctatagggtttctatggGGCTGTATGGTttctctatggggctctgtggggctctatggtttttatggggctctatggtttctctatggggctcaatggggctcTATGGtttctatggggctctatggggtctctatggtttctatggggctctatggt
The sequence above is drawn from the Lathamus discolor isolate bLatDis1 unplaced genomic scaffold, bLatDis1.hap1 Scaffold_1033, whole genome shotgun sequence genome and encodes:
- the LOC136006218 gene encoding LOW QUALITY PROTEIN: shematrin-like protein 1 (The sequence of the model RefSeq protein was modified relative to this genomic sequence to represent the inferred CDS: inserted 3 bases in 2 codons; deleted 3 bases in 2 codons) produces the protein MGYLWGSVGYLWGAFGALWGICGVPLGLYGVSMGYLWVSMGLYGVSVGHYGVSMGHYGVSGVPMGLYGVSMGCLWGSMGHYGVPLGLYGALCGTFGXSMGHYGVPLGLYGVPLGLYGVSLGLYGVSMGCLWGSMGAFGALWGIYGALWGIYGVPLGLYGVPLGLYGVSMGYYGVPLGLYGISMGCLWGSMGYLWGAFGALWGIYGALWGIYGVPLGLYGVPLGLYGVSMGCLWGSMDIYGVPLGLYGVSMGHYGVPLGLYGVSMGHYSFCMGRYGFSMGRYSVSVGLYDFSIGFLWGCMVSLWGSVGLYGFYGALWFLYGAQWGSMVSMGLYGVSMVSMGLYGXSMGLCGFSVGLYGFSVGLYGLYGALWFLYGAQWGSMGSLWGSMVSMGLYGALCP